DNA sequence from the Rhizoctonia solani chromosome 10, complete sequence genome:
gaggttgtcctgccttgggagtgggtatACGTTCTTGTGGGTTACATCATTGAGCTTCtggtaatccacaaccagcctaagGGAACctgcctttttgacaaacataaccGGTGCACCTGccaaggaggtactagggcagatcttgcctgttTCCAACTCTTGGTCAATGTGCTGTTTAAGCACCTTAGATTCTGCGTTGGTCATGCCATAAATTGGGCCAGGGGAGAGTTTTgcgtcaggagtgaggtcaaTTGCAATATTGTATTCCCTATGAGGTGGGAGCACTttgaattcctcttccccaaaGACTTTGGCAAATTTGTGATATTGGGCCGGAAGATCTGCTAAGGGGTCTGGgttggcttcttcttccaaggcAATTTGTACCTgctcagggaatgtgacaagtccctgttgccagtcaatgagaggagcttctgccaTTAACCAGGTCATGCCTAGAATTgctggggtgttgcctatgggacaaacaaggaaagggacagtgtggggatggccattggccaagaccatgaggtggacctggtgccaaatgcaaccagtctgggatatgGTACtgtctaacattctcacaacttgtggatttttgagttgggtttttgggatttttagTTTTTCAACAatagagggggagatgaaggtGGAAGTGGCTCCTGAATCTATGAGGGTTCTAAGGGGTTCTGCCAGGGAATTTTGGATGTATAGATTGATGTATAATAACGgctttttatttgaatccagtccaagagatacaaattctaCACAATTATCTAAACTGTCCATTTTTTGagttgggggcttggcagcagtccttgacttcaatcttttcccaactcggAATCCTTGGCTACTTTGgccacctccttgattgtggcccTCCATCCATTTGGACACTGTTTGATTCCGTGCCCCCTCTGACCACATTTCACGCAAAGACCCAATGCACGGTGAcagtccctttcctccagggTGACGTAGTTAGGGTCTTCCAATAGGCAGACCctggtagtggtggtggaggtggccacaGTGGccagggacttggcaggtgccttctttgggcggttctccttgttttcccaatgagtattgtcaattttaatgGAGGCAGCAAAGATGGCCTCCAATTTGTTGggaatattgtccttggtggacaggagttccttgaccttccaatgAAGGCCACGCGTGAGTTGGGTAATGTacgcctccttgttccaatcaagttccacTATAAGGTTGCAGAACttggtgacgtactcagacgtggtggttgtctgagtcagCACGGCTATTTTCCTGGCAGCCGCAATTTATCCCCAATTTTGGCAACACAGCACAACCTCTGTATAATTTACTCAAGGAGGGCAATCCTTGGGAATGAGAGTCAGAGGGACAACAGTCCTTTGGCAGCCTGAAGAAATGTCTTACATTGGCACCTCTTCTGTTGCAACCAGATACCACAAATGAATTCTATGTAGAGTGCAAAGCATCAGATTATGCCACCAGAGCTATACTATCCCAATTTAACTCCAAAGGGAAAATGGCCCCTGTAGCATACTTATCAAAATCCTTATCTCTGGCCAAGAAGAACTATGACAtttttgacaaggaactacttGCAGTCATCAGGGCAGTTAAGGAATGGCACCATTTATTGGAGGGATCCAAAATGCCAGTCCAAGTTTTGACAGATCATAAAAACTTGGAGTATTTTTCAATGTCACAATCCTTGAATAAATGTCAAATCCAATGGGCAAACTTCCTAGTAgactacaatttccaaatcatCTATAGACCCATGGCACAGAACAAAAAAGCAGATATCCTTTCAAGACACTATGATTTGGTAACCCTTGatgggggggtagagaaccaagttctcctgaaaccagAACTTTTTATTGCATCTATCACTCCAGATCAGGAAATTAACAATCTCATTGGTGAAGCAATCTACAAGGACATTTGTCTCAAGGAAATTTTGTacaaactccagaacaaggaaaaggtcatAGATTGGGAATTGAAGGAAGGCTTACTATGGTTCCAAAAGAAAATATTTGTACCCAAAGATGAGACCATCAGGGACCTTATTTTGGAATCTAGGCACAACTTGGCAGctgcaggacatccaggacaagcAAGGACATTAGAGCTTGTTGCAAGAAGCTATTATTGGCCATCCATGACAAAGTTTGTCAATTCCTATGTTAGCCACTGCAAAACTTGTATACAATCAAAACCCACCAACCAAGTACCTGTGGGCCTGTTAAAACCATTGCAAATCTctgtgtcataacccatatctggaaaggttattaccatatatatccactgtcaaagatatatagtatatgtgatgcacagtgatatttTAATAAtgtaagttgctgggggatgttgcactccccctgcccccctagctgcaggccaatgttaagggagcctgcaggcaaggtctgaatattatattattagagaagagattatgtcatcccccccacctcaaatctgtagtagtttagtatagtatttgataaaggactggagggggggaggtcatgtgaccctggtggactgtcagtctctaagtcacaagcgcttagagtaatgacagttctgactgcatatatgcgggtatatgcggccttctataGACTGTGgcatatcctattagtaggtggcttggtcaggagacatgccagcaaaggcatgggtcatgacactctGAACGTCCCTGGGAAGATATAGCCTATGATATGATAATTGGACTACCAGTTTCAGAAGGTTTTGACACCATTTTTACAGTCATTGACAGGTTTTCAAAAATGGTTCACTTCATTCCTACACAATCCACAGCATCTGCCATCTATATAGCCAACCTTTTCATGACatatgttgtagacacaatcaataccacggaatttattccaattttctcaaatttaaacaaagttaactGGACAACATTTctaatcatgtgactttggcgcttatatcatatgcaaagcgccaagccacgtccccatccgcacttaatcagcatacctagccacctccacctatgacatcatcatgccatgtcagtgacacgtatgcatgagtaaggccaactgtggagcagggttcttatttgatacggtattgtgtatagtgtatttgtaattagctctgtcctgtaatatataaggaggctaaccaaccatggtaacacccaggtcaattacctcttgttgaatCCCctaactgtacaaggccttaggccagtaactacttagtccacacctgtacttgttgccttaagcaacttgcTCACCATAGATacatagtttgccattgcctgTAAGGCCCtggtcactgtacttaggtagttagttgttgtaggtagctccatcactgccttacgcagttcctagttagttagatatggccacaagcgcctgctgcctcaacgccccttaaggacgtctaggacaacaTACATATGGAAATTGCATGAATTACCCAAAAGCGCAGTCTCCAATAGAGGCCCTAACTTCAATGCCAAATTCATCAGACATCTGtataaaaggctggacatcAAACCCACATTCtctacagcctaccatccccaaacagatggacagacagaacaaaTTCAACAAGAGGCTGAAGTCTTTATTTgcatgtttgggaatcattgtcaatTGGACTGGGTCTCATTACTACCCATAGTGGAATTTGCCCTTACTAATCTAAAACAAACATCTACAAGCAAATCACCATTCCAAATATGCTATGGCTTTAATCTGCAATTCTCTGTGGGTCAGAAAACAGAGGAAGGGGTTCCCAACACAGACAAACATGCTGAGTTCTTGGAAAAAGGGTATGACAAAGTCAAAGCAGCCTTATCCTTGtcacaagaaaggatgaaataCTTCTATGATCAAAGGCacagggaagaagaggaaattcaagtaggggATAAGGTCTAGTTAAGCCATCAGAACATATCTACCAATagaccatccatcaaacTTAGCCATAAAAAGCTAGGCCCCTACTTGGTAATTGATAAAATTGGATTGCATGCATACAAACTACAACTGCCCCATACcatgtgcatacatccagtttTCCATATAAACCTCCTTACAAAATTCCACCCTGACCCTCATGGACAAGATCCTCCACAACCTGCACCTAtcatcacagaagaaggtgaggaGGAGTACAAAGTAGAAAGAATCTTGGATagcaaatggaagggatgcAGCAAGGCAAGGAAACTCTGGTATCttgtcaaatggaaaggatatgacaAGGGAagcaattcatgggaaccagtaAATAACATGGCTAATGCCAAAGAGGCTATGGAAGATTTCCATAAAGAACACCCCAacgcagttggagcttgaagagggggtcatgtcatgaccttcattggcatgacatgaatttttactattttctatcttttttctgagacagtttccttttttggtatatatttatgacttatcaagatcatgtgacatacttgatatatgatgtgaaattgtaaatgactcattaTTTGGTACTGTTGTCTTTGATGTGGCTCAccttatgtatataaaccaggtcaagttgccactagaacagcaagacttgacctctttgtcaattcatcctaagcttttACCTtatccctttgcccaggTTGCTTGTTGACcaatagtgcactttactacaaacccttaacccaggcctCATCACCCTCTACCCATCCATATcccctgggcctttgttgcccctcttgattgcttcatagtccatttgttacaacctcctttcTTACACCACtggaattggacaatttttctgatatttctactattttttacaaactctgtatcttttgtttttcaatcacgtgaccttggcgcttattatgccaagatgctgtgccaagagcgcttaggagaaatccacacttccatgcagcctgcagcatgcttcttatttcacatGTACACTTCCTTTTCTCatgcacacagaccatgtagatagtgccctTATGATATATatagcaggaaaattgcttggagaccccaagtcaattttaccttgtctcttgcccattagagaaggtatccagccagctaagtagctggccctcAGTGGTATACTCACGCACCCCTTATATctgctcaccacacctcccaggcctaaggcccccattGCCAACAGTAGATAGAAGTAGGACATCCTAAGtgttgtagatacagtagtatagtcagtaggatagccttagttaggAGTTTGCACTGtttagtatggccttaaaGCACCCGCCCACCagtgtgtacccaaccttataGTTGGAGTACAAcaccattggtgatagggccacagactttaaacccacttgtatcataggtccaagcttagttgtgacactacctatgacaacaagCTAACTAACTATGGTGACAAGATGCTATAAGGTGTTGGtgaactacctaagtacagcaagaacaacgcttaaggcgcgtaactaagtatttactggcctaaggccttgtacagtatttgggatgcaacaagaggtaattgacctgggtgttaccatggttggttggcctccttatatactCTATctgctagctaattacaaatacattatatccaatgcTGAAttcaataagaaccctgctctgcagttggccttgctcatgcatacgtgtcactgatatgtcatgatgacatcataggtggaggtggctatgtgtttGCTGAATAAGCGCagaaggggatgtggcttggcgcttagtgtatgatataagcgctgatgtcatgtgattgaaaaaagttgtccatttgactttgtttaaaattgagaaaatcagaataaatGTCCTTGGTataattgtgtctacaacaaatactatactaaactactacagagttgaggtgggggggggatgacataatctcttctataataatataatattcagaccttgcccacaggctcccttaacattggtctgcagctaggggggcagggggagtgcaacatcccccagcaactattattaatatatcactgtgcatcatatatactatatatctttgacagtggatatatatggtaataacccctccagatatgggttatgacatgtTCTGTACCAGACATCTAGACCCTACCCCTAGCATGTCTAACATACCCCCCTCCCTAACATTATCCCCTATCCCCTAACATACCCCCCTATGCCCCCTAGCATATGCCCTTACAATAACATTGCTCTGTTTCCTCCTAGCATACCCCCTTATCCCCCAATAACATCTGATATTCTGCCAATTGCTAGCCTAGCCTACTTCTGTCTGGTCAGGACAATTTTTATATAGCAACATGGGTGTCATGCCCTGGAGGCATGACCACCCTAGAGTCCACTAAgtcaagggggtggtgagtgTGTGTGCTGTTTTCATGGAGGTTTATGGTTAtctgcatctttatgctattcaGGTGCTGcacgcttattatgtaatccaatcacatatctaaaggtcatgtgatcatatctttcttatctttggtcatgtaaccttatctttgttttaTGTTTGTTCACGTATTTACTATTCCCTTCCCTTGTGAATACACAGGTGTGCAAATGAAATGCAACATGTGActgcatttcatgaa
Encoded proteins:
- a CDS encoding Retrotransposable element Tf2 protein, whose amino-acid sequence is MCIHPVFHINLLTKFHPDPHGQDPPQPAPIITEEGEEEYKVERILDSKWKGCSKARKLWYLVKWKGYDKGSNSWEPVNNMANAKEAMEDFHKEHPNAVGA
- a CDS encoding Retrotransposable element Tf2 protein; translation: MAPVAYLSKSLSLAKKNYDIFDKELLAVIRAVKEWHHLLEGSKMPVQVLTDHKNLEYFSMSQSLNKCQIQWANFLVDYNFQIIYRPMAQNKKADILSRHYDLVTLDGGVENQVLLKPELFIASITPDQEINNLIGEAIYKDICLKEILYKLQNKEKVIDWELKEGLLWFQKKIFVPKDETIRDLILESRHNLAAAGHPGQARTLELVARSYYWPSMTKFVNSYVSHCKTCIQSKPTNQVPVGLLKPLQISVS